From a single Photobacterium gaetbulicola Gung47 genomic region:
- a CDS encoding glutamate synthase subunit beta (COG0493) — protein sequence MGKPTGFLEFGRELPKKLDPSVRIQDNKEFVLNEEFGDKINTQASRCMDCGVPFCHNSCPIGNIIPEFNDAVYRDSWEEAWNILSSTNNFPEFTGRVCPAPCESGCVLGINQDPITICNIEKTIVETAYREGYAKPKTPRSRTGKTVAIIGSGPAGLAAAEQLNSAGHCVTVFERDEKVGGLLRFGIPDFKLGMDIIDRKINLMADAGIKFEVNAHVGVNVNAQQLRQDFDVVLLTGGSTVPRDLPIPGRELKGVHFAMEFLAQNNRRANDMDLKTEEIHAKGKHVVVIGGGDTGSDCVGTSNRHGAESITQVEIMPIPPERRPANQPWPSYPMIMKTSTSHEEGCERHWNILTKEFIGDEAGNVKALRIADIQWEEAKAGERPGFTEVAGSERIIPCDMAFLAMGFLHPEPTGVLAQLDIKLDERGNVATQGFATNQQGVFAAGDMRTGQSLVVRCINEGRECAREIDAYLMGNSNLEAKADSLMLSNS from the coding sequence ATGGGTAAGCCTACTGGATTTTTAGAGTTTGGCCGTGAGCTGCCAAAGAAGCTGGATCCGAGCGTCCGTATCCAGGACAACAAGGAGTTTGTTCTCAACGAGGAGTTCGGTGACAAAATCAACACGCAGGCTTCGCGCTGCATGGACTGTGGCGTACCGTTTTGCCACAACTCCTGCCCGATCGGCAACATCATCCCGGAATTCAATGACGCGGTGTACCGCGACAGCTGGGAAGAAGCGTGGAATATCCTGAGTTCGACCAACAACTTCCCGGAATTTACCGGGCGTGTCTGCCCGGCCCCTTGTGAAAGTGGCTGTGTCCTGGGGATCAACCAAGACCCAATCACGATTTGTAATATCGAGAAGACCATTGTCGAAACGGCATACCGTGAAGGGTACGCCAAACCGAAGACCCCGCGTTCGCGAACCGGCAAAACGGTCGCTATCATCGGCTCGGGCCCTGCGGGCCTGGCAGCAGCCGAGCAACTCAACAGTGCCGGCCACTGTGTGACGGTGTTCGAGCGTGATGAGAAAGTCGGAGGCCTACTGCGTTTCGGGATCCCAGATTTCAAACTGGGCATGGACATTATCGATCGCAAGATCAACCTGATGGCCGATGCCGGGATCAAATTCGAGGTGAACGCCCATGTCGGTGTCAACGTCAACGCCCAGCAGCTACGCCAGGACTTTGATGTGGTCTTGCTGACCGGGGGGTCCACAGTACCGCGCGATCTGCCGATCCCGGGCCGTGAGCTCAAGGGCGTGCATTTCGCCATGGAATTCCTGGCCCAGAACAACCGCCGAGCCAACGACATGGATCTGAAAACCGAAGAAATCCATGCCAAAGGCAAGCATGTGGTGGTGATCGGTGGTGGTGATACCGGCTCTGACTGTGTCGGCACCTCCAACCGCCACGGCGCTGAAAGTATTACCCAAGTTGAGATCATGCCGATCCCGCCAGAGAGGCGCCCGGCCAACCAGCCATGGCCTTCTTACCCGATGATCATGAAGACCTCGACCTCCCATGAGGAAGGGTGCGAGCGTCACTGGAATATCCTGACCAAGGAGTTCATCGGTGATGAAGCGGGTAACGTCAAAGCGCTGCGTATTGCCGATATCCAGTGGGAAGAAGCAAAAGCCGGTGAGCGCCCAGGCTTTACTGAAGTGGCAGGCTCGGAGCGGATCATCCCGTGTGATATGGCGTTCCTCGCAATGGGCTTCCTCCACCCAGAGCCAACTGGCGTGCTGGCCCAGCTAGATATCAAGCTCGACGAACGTGGCAACGTGGCAACCCAAGGGTTTGCCACTAACCAGCAAGGCGTGTTTGCTGCTGGCGATATGCGTACCGGCCAGTCACTGGTGGTGCGCTGTATCAACGAAGGCCGTGAATGTGCCCGAGAGATTGATGCCTACCTGATGGGTAACAGCAACCTTGAAGCCAAAGCAGATTCACTGATGCTATCAAATAGCTAA
- a CDS encoding glutamate synthase subunit alpha (COG0067,COG0069,COG0070), with product MTLYNPMLDKDNCGFGLIAHIEGETSHKLVRTAISALDRMTHRGGIAADGKTGDGCGLLMKKPDSFYRIVAEDNGWKLSREFALGMLFLSQDPVLAEQARTIISEELAKETLSLVGWRPVPINPQVLGPIASETLPNIEQVFINAPAGWKPRDIDRRLYVARRRIEKRITADPDFYICSLSTQVAVYKGLCMPADLPRFYLDLGDIRLESSICLFHQRFSTNTQPRWPLAQPFRYLAHNGEINTIAGNRQWARARAYKFASPLLPDLQTAAPFVNETGSDSSSLDNMLELFLSGGMDLFRAMRLLVPPAWQNHPDMDPELRAFYDFNSMHMEPWDGPAGIVMSDGRYAACNLDRNGLRPARYIITKDKLITLASEVGIWDYAPDEVAEKGRVGPGELLVIDTKFGKIWHSADIDNDLMGRHPYKEWMASHVKRLVPFEELGDELVGFRSFDDTELGTCQKQFAMNREEIDQVLRVIGENGQEATGSMGDDAPMAVLSSRERAVTDYFRQMFAQVTNPPIDPLREKHVMSLATCIGREINVFCETDSHAHRVAFASPVLLYSDLVQLLELDNQYYRNSIIDINFAPNEKDLKQAIIDICDQAERLVRSGTVLIVLSDRGINAGKLPIPAAMAVGAVQNRLVSEQLRCDANIIIETATARDPHQFAVLLGFGATAVYPYLAYETLGQLVDSGAIAKPYRDVMLNFRNGINKGLYKIMSKMGISTIASYRCAMLFEAVGLDDEVVELCFRGVSSRIQGAGFADFQQDLFNLSRRAWLKRKPIEHGGLLKYVHGGEFHAYNPDVVGTLQRAVKSGDYADYQAFAKQVNERPVAALRDLLKLKPAQTPIAIDKVEPASALYQRFDSAAMSIGALSPEAHEALAVAMNRLGGFSNSGEGGEDPRRFNSERNSRIKQVASGRFGVTPHYLVNADVIQIKVAQGAKPGEGGQLPGHKVTTEIAKLRYAVPGVTLISPPPHHDIYSIEDLAQLIFDLKQVNPTALVSVKLVSEPGVGTIATGVAKAYADLITISGYDGGTGASPLTSVKYAGSPWELGLAETQQALVANGLRHKIRLQVDGGLKTGLDVVKAAILGAESFGFGTAPMVALGCKYLRICHLNNCATGVATQDETLRRDFFKGLPEQVMNYFIGLGEEVREHLAELGVEKLTDLIGRTELLEVIEGYTAKQSKLDLSPVLATSEPLEGKTLYCSETNTPFDNAPLNAALLEQALPAIKARSGADIFEDIRNTDRSVGARLSGEIAKRWGNQGMASSPINLHLTGTAGQSFGVWNAGGLNLFLTGDANDYVGKGMTGGKIVIRPPVGSAFKSNQSTIIGNTCLYGATGGKLFAAGKAGERFAVRNSGTIAVIEGAGDNACEYMTGGIVAILGKTGVNFGAGMTGGFAYILDEDSDFAGRVNPELVEALPLAELKIHQEHLRGLIDQHLELTGSDRAQEILAEFDQWIPRFYLAKPKTADVNTLLGHQSRSTAELRVQAQ from the coding sequence ATGACACTGTATAACCCCATGCTGGATAAAGATAACTGTGGTTTCGGGTTGATTGCCCATATCGAAGGAGAAACCAGCCACAAACTTGTCCGGACCGCCATATCCGCCCTCGACCGCATGACTCACCGCGGCGGTATCGCCGCCGATGGCAAAACCGGCGATGGCTGCGGACTGTTGATGAAAAAGCCCGACAGCTTCTACCGCATTGTGGCCGAGGACAACGGCTGGAAACTGTCGCGCGAGTTTGCTCTCGGTATGCTATTCCTCAGCCAGGATCCGGTGCTTGCCGAGCAAGCCCGCACGATCATCAGCGAAGAGCTGGCCAAGGAAACCCTGTCACTGGTCGGCTGGCGCCCTGTGCCTATCAACCCACAGGTGCTAGGCCCAATAGCCAGCGAGACTCTCCCCAATATCGAGCAGGTCTTTATCAACGCGCCAGCCGGCTGGAAGCCAAGAGATATCGACCGCCGGCTCTATGTCGCTAGACGCAGAATCGAAAAACGTATCACAGCAGACCCCGACTTTTATATCTGCAGCCTCTCGACGCAGGTGGCTGTCTACAAAGGGCTGTGCATGCCGGCCGATCTACCCCGCTTTTACCTAGATCTGGGCGACATCCGGCTGGAGTCTTCCATTTGCCTGTTTCACCAGCGCTTCTCGACCAACACCCAGCCCCGCTGGCCACTGGCCCAGCCATTCCGCTATCTCGCCCACAACGGTGAAATCAATACCATTGCCGGCAACCGTCAGTGGGCAAGGGCTCGGGCCTACAAGTTTGCTTCGCCGCTATTGCCGGATCTGCAGACGGCGGCTCCTTTTGTCAACGAGACTGGCTCCGACTCCTCCAGCCTCGATAACATGCTCGAGCTGTTCCTTTCCGGCGGCATGGATCTGTTCCGCGCCATGCGGCTGCTGGTCCCGCCCGCCTGGCAGAACCACCCCGACATGGATCCTGAGCTGCGGGCTTTTTATGATTTCAACTCCATGCACATGGAGCCGTGGGATGGACCGGCCGGTATCGTCATGTCCGATGGCCGCTACGCCGCCTGTAACCTCGACCGCAATGGCCTGCGCCCGGCCCGGTATATCATCACCAAGGACAAGCTGATCACCCTGGCTTCCGAAGTCGGGATCTGGGACTACGCACCCGATGAGGTGGCCGAAAAAGGCCGGGTCGGGCCGGGCGAATTACTGGTGATCGACACCAAGTTTGGCAAGATTTGGCACTCCGCCGATATCGATAACGACCTGATGGGACGCCACCCCTACAAAGAGTGGATGGCCAGCCACGTCAAGCGCCTGGTGCCGTTTGAAGAGCTCGGGGACGAGCTGGTAGGGTTCCGCTCGTTCGACGATACCGAACTCGGCACCTGCCAGAAGCAGTTCGCCATGAACCGCGAAGAGATCGATCAGGTACTACGGGTGATCGGCGAGAACGGGCAGGAGGCCACCGGCTCGATGGGAGATGACGCGCCGATGGCCGTGCTGTCCTCGCGCGAGCGCGCCGTTACCGACTACTTCCGCCAGATGTTCGCCCAGGTTACCAACCCGCCGATTGACCCGCTGCGAGAAAAGCATGTGATGTCGCTGGCCACCTGTATCGGCCGTGAAATCAACGTCTTCTGTGAAACCGACAGCCATGCCCACCGGGTCGCCTTTGCCTCGCCGGTGCTGCTCTATTCCGACTTGGTACAGCTGCTCGAGCTCGACAACCAGTACTACCGCAACAGTATTATCGATATCAACTTTGCCCCTAACGAGAAAGATCTCAAGCAGGCCATTATCGATATTTGCGATCAGGCCGAGCGCCTAGTGCGCAGCGGTACCGTCCTCATTGTCCTGTCAGACCGCGGCATCAATGCCGGCAAGCTGCCGATCCCGGCCGCGATGGCAGTAGGAGCGGTACAGAACCGGCTGGTCAGTGAGCAGCTGCGCTGCGATGCCAATATCATCATCGAAACCGCCACCGCCCGTGATCCACACCAGTTTGCGGTGCTGCTCGGCTTCGGGGCCACCGCGGTGTATCCGTACCTGGCCTATGAGACCCTCGGCCAACTGGTCGATAGCGGTGCCATCGCCAAGCCCTACCGCGATGTGATGCTCAACTTCCGCAACGGGATCAACAAGGGCCTGTACAAGATCATGTCCAAGATGGGGATCTCCACCATTGCCTCCTACCGCTGCGCCATGCTGTTCGAGGCTGTCGGCCTTGATGACGAGGTGGTCGAACTGTGCTTCCGCGGTGTATCGAGCCGGATCCAGGGGGCGGGGTTTGCCGACTTCCAGCAAGACTTGTTCAACCTTTCCCGCCGGGCCTGGCTCAAGCGCAAACCGATCGAACATGGCGGGTTGCTCAAATACGTCCACGGCGGCGAGTTCCATGCCTACAACCCCGATGTTGTCGGTACCTTGCAGCGGGCGGTCAAATCCGGTGACTACGCCGACTACCAGGCCTTCGCCAAGCAGGTCAACGAACGTCCCGTAGCGGCTCTCCGTGACTTGCTCAAACTGAAACCGGCTCAAACACCTATCGCCATCGACAAGGTCGAGCCAGCGTCAGCGCTCTACCAGCGCTTTGACTCTGCCGCAATGTCCATCGGCGCCCTGAGCCCCGAGGCCCACGAAGCACTGGCGGTTGCCATGAACCGGTTGGGCGGCTTTTCCAACTCGGGCGAGGGCGGCGAAGATCCGCGCCGCTTCAATAGCGAGCGAAACTCCCGCATCAAGCAGGTGGCCTCCGGCCGCTTCGGTGTTACCCCGCACTACCTGGTCAACGCCGATGTTATCCAGATCAAGGTAGCGCAAGGTGCCAAGCCCGGTGAGGGCGGCCAGCTTCCCGGCCACAAGGTCACTACCGAGATTGCCAAACTGCGCTACGCAGTACCGGGGGTCACCCTGATCTCGCCACCGCCCCACCATGACATCTACTCGATAGAAGATCTCGCCCAACTGATCTTCGATCTCAAGCAGGTCAATCCGACCGCCTTGGTGTCAGTCAAGTTGGTGTCCGAGCCAGGGGTCGGCACCATTGCCACCGGGGTCGCCAAGGCTTACGCCGATCTGATTACCATTTCCGGCTACGACGGCGGTACCGGGGCCAGCCCTCTCACCTCGGTGAAATATGCCGGTAGCCCGTGGGAGTTGGGCCTGGCCGAAACCCAGCAGGCACTGGTTGCCAATGGCCTGCGCCACAAGATCCGGCTTCAGGTCGACGGCGGCCTCAAAACCGGTCTCGATGTGGTCAAGGCTGCGATCCTCGGTGCCGAAAGTTTCGGCTTCGGCACCGCACCGATGGTAGCATTGGGCTGTAAATACTTGCGCATCTGCCACCTCAACAACTGCGCCACCGGAGTGGCAACCCAGGACGAAACCCTGCGCCGCGACTTCTTCAAAGGCCTGCCCGAGCAGGTCATGAATTACTTTATCGGCCTTGGTGAGGAAGTCCGTGAACACCTTGCTGAACTCGGGGTCGAAAAGCTCACCGACCTAATTGGCCGGACTGAGCTTCTCGAGGTCATCGAAGGCTACACCGCCAAGCAAAGCAAGCTCGACCTCTCTCCAGTACTCGCGACCAGCGAGCCGTTAGAGGGCAAGACCCTGTACTGCAGCGAAACCAATACCCCATTTGACAATGCCCCGCTCAATGCCGCCCTGCTCGAGCAGGCCTTGCCCGCGATCAAAGCGCGCAGCGGTGCCGACATCTTCGAAGATATCCGCAACACCGACCGCTCGGTGGGGGCGCGGCTATCAGGAGAAATCGCCAAACGCTGGGGTAACCAGGGCATGGCGTCGTCACCGATCAACCTCCACCTGACCGGCACCGCCGGCCAGTCGTTCGGGGTATGGAATGCCGGGGGGCTCAACCTTTTCCTCACCGGCGATGCCAATGACTATGTCGGCAAGGGGATGACCGGCGGGAAAATCGTCATTCGCCCACCGGTCGGCTCGGCATTCAAATCCAACCAGTCGACCATTATCGGCAATACCTGTCTGTACGGCGCAACGGGCGGCAAGCTGTTTGCTGCCGGTAAAGCCGGGGAGCGATTTGCGGTGCGGAATTCGGGCACCATCGCGGTTATCGAAGGAGCCGGCGACAATGCCTGCGAATACATGACCGGGGGCATCGTCGCCATTCTCGGCAAGACCGGGGTTAACTTCGGCGCCGGGATGACTGGGGGCTTTGCCTATATCCTCGACGAGGACAGCGACTTTGCCGGACGGGTTAACCCCGAGCTAGTCGAAGCCTTGCCATTGGCTGAGTTGAAAATCCACCAAGAACACCTGCGAGGTCTGATTGACCAGCACCTTGAGCTGACCGGCTCGGATAGAGCGCAAGAGATCCTGGCCGAATTCGACCAGTGGATCCCACGCTTTTACCTAGCCAAGCCAAAGACTGCCGATGTCAATACCTTACTCGGCCACCAGAGCCGCTCAACTGCCGAGCTGCGCGTACAAGCCCAATAG
- a CDS encoding glutamate synthase subunit beta (COG0493,COG1142), whose translation MSQNIYQFIDVARIDPPKKPLNVRKIEFVEIYEPFTHQQASAQADRCLDCGNPYCEWKCPVHNYIPQWLKLANEGRIIEAVELSHQTNTLPEVCGRVCPQDRLCEGACTLNDDFGAVTIGNVEKYITDKAFEMGWKPDMSHVEWTDKKVAIIGAGPAGLSCADILVRNGVKPVVFDRYPEIGGLLTFGIPSFKLEKEVMINRRRIFNDMGVEFRLNTEVGKDIQLAELVAEFDAVFLGVGTYKNMRAGLANEDAPGVFDALPFLVSNTYRVMGLKGEQPFIDMADKNVVVLGGGDTAMDCVRTSVRQGASNVICAYRRDEANMPGSKREVKNAREEGVMFQFNLQPTGLEVDGNGQICGVKMVRTALGKPDEAGRRRPEPVPGSDHVLPADAVIMAFGFQPHAMPWLAEFGVELDQWGRIQAPESGRFAFQTSNAKIFAGGDAVRGSDLVVTAIDEGRRAAEGILDYLNV comes from the coding sequence ATGAGCCAGAACATTTACCAGTTTATCGATGTGGCGCGTATCGATCCGCCCAAGAAGCCACTGAATGTGCGCAAGATTGAGTTTGTCGAAATCTACGAACCGTTTACCCACCAACAGGCCAGCGCCCAGGCCGATCGCTGCCTCGATTGTGGCAACCCGTATTGCGAATGGAAGTGCCCGGTCCACAACTATATCCCCCAATGGCTCAAGCTCGCCAACGAGGGACGGATCATAGAAGCGGTTGAGCTCTCGCACCAAACCAACACCCTGCCCGAAGTCTGCGGCCGGGTCTGCCCGCAGGACCGCCTGTGCGAAGGGGCCTGCACCCTCAACGATGACTTCGGTGCCGTCACCATCGGCAATGTCGAGAAATACATTACCGACAAAGCATTTGAGATGGGCTGGAAACCGGACATGTCCCATGTCGAATGGACTGACAAGAAGGTGGCCATCATCGGCGCCGGACCGGCCGGCCTATCCTGTGCCGATATCTTGGTACGCAATGGGGTCAAACCTGTGGTGTTTGACCGCTACCCGGAGATCGGCGGCCTGCTGACGTTCGGTATCCCGTCGTTCAAGCTGGAAAAGGAGGTAATGATCAACCGCCGCCGGATCTTCAACGATATGGGCGTCGAGTTCCGCCTCAATACCGAAGTAGGTAAGGATATCCAACTGGCCGAGCTGGTAGCTGAGTTTGATGCCGTCTTCCTCGGCGTCGGGACCTACAAGAACATGCGGGCCGGCTTGGCGAACGAAGACGCCCCCGGGGTATTCGATGCCCTGCCTTTCCTCGTTTCCAACACCTACCGGGTCATGGGGCTCAAAGGCGAACAACCATTTATCGATATGGCCGACAAGAATGTGGTAGTGCTCGGCGGCGGTGATACCGCAATGGATTGTGTCCGAACCTCGGTGCGCCAGGGGGCCAGCAACGTGATCTGTGCCTACCGCCGCGACGAAGCCAATATGCCCGGCTCAAAACGCGAAGTGAAAAATGCCCGCGAGGAAGGTGTGATGTTTCAGTTCAACCTCCAGCCTACCGGCTTGGAAGTCGATGGCAACGGCCAGATCTGCGGGGTGAAGATGGTCAGGACCGCACTCGGCAAGCCCGATGAGGCTGGCCGCCGTCGCCCCGAGCCCGTGCCGGGCAGCGATCATGTTTTGCCTGCCGACGCGGTGATCATGGCCTTCGGCTTCCAACCCCATGCCATGCCTTGGCTGGCCGAATTCGGGGTCGAGCTGGACCAATGGGGGCGCATCCAGGCGCCTGAAAGCGGCCGCTTTGCATTCCAGACCTCCAACGCGAAAATCTTTGCCGGCGGCGATGCTGTCCGCGGCTCAGATCTGGTGGTGACCGCCATCGACGAGGGCCGCCGAGCCGCAGAGGGTATCCTCGACTACCTCAATGTGTAA
- a CDS encoding 5'-methylthioadenosine/S-adenosylhomocysteine nucleosidase (COG0775), producing MKIGIIGAMEQEVAILKDQLTNRETYNKAGCTFYTGTLNGADVVLLQSGIGKVAAAVGTAVLLEIFQPDVVLNTGSAGGFDSSLNVGDVVISTEVRYHDADVTAFGYEIGQMAQQPAAFTSDAKLMNTAEQALATMAETHAVRGLICTGDAFVCSAEKQAFIRDNFPSVIAVEMEAAAIAQACHQFQVPFVVVRAISDVADKESPMSFEEFLPVAAQSSSVMVAKMVELLNQ from the coding sequence ATGAAAATCGGCATTATCGGCGCGATGGAGCAAGAAGTTGCCATCCTTAAAGATCAACTGACGAACCGCGAAACGTACAACAAAGCGGGCTGTACGTTCTACACCGGTACACTCAACGGCGCCGACGTGGTATTGCTGCAGTCTGGCATCGGCAAAGTGGCTGCAGCTGTGGGCACTGCGGTTCTGCTTGAAATCTTCCAGCCGGATGTCGTGCTCAATACGGGGTCGGCCGGTGGCTTCGACAGCAGCCTGAATGTGGGTGATGTGGTGATCTCGACCGAGGTCCGTTACCACGATGCCGATGTTACAGCCTTCGGTTACGAGATCGGCCAGATGGCCCAGCAGCCAGCAGCATTTACTTCTGATGCCAAGCTGATGAACACGGCCGAACAGGCGCTGGCGACCATGGCTGAAACCCACGCGGTACGCGGTCTGATTTGTACTGGCGACGCCTTCGTGTGCTCGGCTGAAAAACAAGCCTTCATCCGTGACAACTTCCCGTCGGTCATTGCCGTTGAAATGGAAGCAGCGGCGATTGCCCAGGCCTGTCACCAGTTCCAGGTACCTTTCGTTGTTGTCCGTGCGATCTCGGATGTGGCAGACAAAGAGTCGCCAATGAGCTTTGAAGAATTCCTGCCGGTTGCGGCCCAGAGCTCTTCAGTAATGGTCGCCAAGATGGTTGAGCTACTCAACCAGTAA
- a CDS encoding adenosylcobinamide-phosphate synthase (COG1270) yields MTDAIALIVENSTLLALWGALAVQWLLPIPAQLHPLQIWRQLALALAGRVNKPSDAPQQRRLSGLLSWSLLWLTVLVVLICLYQLVWIDTAFHLLLLWFALDWRNMHKFSQQFVRAYSREDKLQCRTLLASKLNRHTDSLSLLGLGKAGAETLLVGYGRLAAGVLFWYALAGGIGAILYRLAVELSRCWSPSRQQFRHFGQPATTVLAILDIVPLRLFALLLTLGKNGKVALRGLKQQGENWLLPGPGWLLAAAGHKLSLSLGGPAIYDQTKMERPKLGGRIAPAAFHLSQIDRLANQRLWTWVIAQSLLLIMLQGAV; encoded by the coding sequence ATGACCGACGCCATTGCACTCATCGTCGAAAACAGCACTCTGCTTGCCTTGTGGGGTGCTCTGGCTGTGCAATGGCTGTTGCCTATCCCCGCCCAGTTACATCCTCTGCAAATCTGGCGCCAGCTTGCCCTGGCTCTCGCCGGTCGGGTCAACAAACCCAGCGACGCCCCGCAGCAAAGACGTCTATCAGGGTTGCTTTCTTGGTCACTGCTATGGCTAACCGTATTGGTTGTTCTGATCTGCCTGTACCAGCTGGTGTGGATCGATACCGCTTTCCACCTTCTGCTGCTGTGGTTCGCCCTTGACTGGCGCAACATGCACAAGTTTAGCCAGCAGTTTGTCCGCGCCTACAGCCGGGAAGATAAATTGCAGTGCCGAACACTGCTCGCCAGCAAACTCAACCGCCATACCGACAGCCTCTCTTTGCTGGGGCTGGGCAAGGCCGGTGCCGAAACCCTGCTGGTCGGCTACGGCCGGTTAGCTGCCGGCGTCTTGTTCTGGTACGCCCTTGCTGGCGGGATCGGTGCCATCTTGTATCGCCTGGCCGTCGAGCTCAGCCGCTGCTGGTCACCGAGCAGACAACAATTCCGCCACTTCGGCCAGCCCGCAACCACGGTACTGGCCATCCTCGATATCGTACCGCTGCGCCTGTTTGCCCTGCTGCTGACACTTGGCAAAAACGGAAAAGTGGCACTGCGGGGTCTCAAGCAACAGGGGGAAAACTGGCTCCTTCCAGGGCCAGGATGGCTGCTAGCCGCTGCCGGGCACAAACTGTCGCTGTCGCTGGGCGGCCCGGCGATTTATGACCAAACCAAAATGGAACGGCCAAAACTTGGTGGCCGGATCGCCCCGGCCGCCTTTCACCTGAGCCAAATCGATCGCCTCGCCAACCAGCGTCTATGGACATGGGTGATTGCCCAAAGCTTGCTGTTAATCATGCTACAAGGAGCCGTGTAA
- a CDS encoding hypothetical protein (COG0614) has protein sequence MRVAALCLLLLPVFSVAAEPVKTIISLSPHTTEMAYAAGLGDKLIAASDYSDYPEAAKTLERVANYRGIKMERIVALQPDLILAWKGGNPSREMTRLEQLGFKVFYSNPGSLEDIASTLELLGQFADSPIQAQRSASDFRQRLDVLRRTHQDKQPVSYFYQLSSSPMITVAGSNWPSQVFAVCGGVNIFADSRAAYPQISQEQVIIRQPEVIFGTSHAAADPSVWDNWRQQLPAVERKHLFTVTSDWLNRPTPRTILAAEEICQYLDQVRQSAL, from the coding sequence GTGCGTGTCGCCGCTTTATGCCTACTGCTACTCCCCGTTTTCTCTGTCGCTGCCGAACCCGTAAAAACGATCATCAGCCTCTCGCCACATACGACCGAGATGGCCTATGCCGCAGGGCTCGGTGACAAGCTGATCGCCGCCAGTGACTACAGTGACTACCCGGAAGCGGCTAAGACCCTCGAGCGGGTCGCCAACTACCGCGGCATAAAAATGGAGCGTATCGTCGCCCTGCAGCCGGATCTGATCTTGGCCTGGAAAGGAGGCAACCCCAGCCGCGAAATGACCCGGTTGGAGCAGCTGGGCTTCAAGGTGTTCTACTCCAATCCCGGTTCACTGGAAGATATCGCCAGCACCCTGGAACTACTTGGCCAGTTTGCCGACTCGCCAATCCAGGCCCAGCGCAGCGCTAGTGATTTTCGCCAGCGGCTGGATGTCCTGCGCCGCACCCATCAGGACAAGCAGCCTGTCAGCTACTTCTATCAGCTCAGCAGCAGCCCGATGATCACGGTGGCTGGCAGCAATTGGCCCAGCCAAGTCTTTGCTGTGTGCGGCGGGGTAAACATCTTTGCCGACAGCCGCGCGGCCTACCCGCAAATTTCGCAAGAGCAGGTGATAATCCGCCAGCCTGAAGTTATCTTTGGTACCTCACATGCCGCAGCCGATCCTTCGGTGTGGGATAATTGGCGCCAGCAGTTACCCGCAGTGGAAAGGAAGCACCTTTTTACTGTAACCTCAGACTGGTTAAACCGGCCGACACCACGCACTATTCTGGCTGCCGAGGAGATCTGCCAGTACCTTGATCAGGTACGTCAGTCTGCGTTGTAA
- a CDS encoding hypothetical protein (COG2860) has translation MLIYILDMFGTAVFAASGVLLAGRLRMDPFGVVVLASVTAIGGGTIRDMALGATPVFWITDTNYLWVIFITCLVSMLAIRRPRQMPWWILPVSDAIGLAVFVAIGVEKALRFGATPMVAVIMGVMTGCGGGVIRDVLAREIPMVLRTEVYATACILGGIVHTMALSANVDTSIATLAGIITTLTIRLAAIRWHLSLPTFALRH, from the coding sequence ATGCTCATTTATATTCTCGATATGTTCGGGACGGCCGTGTTTGCCGCCTCGGGCGTATTACTGGCAGGCAGGCTCCGGATGGATCCGTTCGGGGTGGTGGTGCTGGCCAGCGTCACCGCAATCGGCGGGGGAACTATCCGCGATATGGCCCTTGGTGCCACGCCGGTTTTCTGGATCACCGATACCAATTACCTGTGGGTGATTTTCATTACCTGTTTGGTCAGCATGCTGGCGATCCGCCGGCCACGTCAGATGCCTTGGTGGATATTGCCTGTATCCGATGCCATCGGCCTTGCGGTTTTCGTGGCGATTGGTGTTGAGAAGGCGTTACGTTTCGGTGCCACGCCTATGGTAGCCGTCATTATGGGTGTGATGACCGGTTGTGGCGGTGGGGTGATCCGTGATGTCTTGGCACGGGAAATCCCGATGGTACTGCGCACCGAAGTGTATGCCACCGCCTGTATCCTCGGCGGTATTGTCCACACCATGGCCCTGTCAGCCAATGTTGATACCTCGATCGCAACTCTGGCCGGGATCATCACGACCCTAACTATCCGCCTCGCGGCGATACGCTGGCACCTTTCCCTGCCAACCTTCGCCCTGAGACACTGA